The genome window CGTCGCGCTTGTCGGAAAAGCGCATGATCTTCTCGCCGGGCATGGCGCCGCGTTCGACATAGATCGCGCGATCGATGACGCCGGCGCGAGTCATCGCCCGGCGCAGCTTGGCGAAATTGCCGCCGAGCTTCATCACCACCGCGGCGTCCGTGGCGGCAAGACGCGATGCAAGGCAGTCTTCATCGAGCGTCGCCGGCAGAACCGTGAGAATGTCGTCGCCCCAGGCCATCGGCTGGCGCGCCGCGGCGAAACAGCCGGACATGCCCGAGACGCCGGCGCAAATCTCGATGCGAAAGCGCGAGTCGAGCCGCGCGAACATATGCATGAAGGAGCCGTAGAGCAGCGGATCGCCTTCGCACAGCAGCGTCACGTCGCGACCGGCTTCGAGCACGGCGCGAATGCGCATCACGCAATCTTCATAGAAGCGCTGAAGCGAGGAGACATATTCCGGCTGATCGAAAGGAATCTCCGTCGTCACCGGATAGAGCAGCGCGATCTCTTCGCAGCCCGGCGCGAGATAGGGCGCGGCGATCGCGCGCGCGTGGCTCGCGCGTCCGCGCTTGGCGAAGAAGGCGACGACGTTCGCCGCGCCGATGAGGCGCGCGGCCTTCACCGTCACGAGCTCCGGATCGCCAGGACCGAGTCCGACGCCGATCAGCGCCCCGAGCGTCGCGACGGCTTCATGCGATGTCGAGGCGAGCGCGTTCATTCCTGCTCGCTCGCCAGCGCATTGATGGCGGCGGCGGCCATGGCGCTGCCGCCCTTGCGGCCTTTCACGATCACGAAGGGAATGCGGCCGTATTCGCGCAGCGCGCCCTTCGATTCCGCCGCGCCGACGAAACCGACCGGCATGCCGATGATGGCGGCCGGAGGCGCCGCGCCTTCGTCAATCATCTCGAGCAGGCGGAACAGCGCCGTCGGCGCATTGCCGATAGCGACGAGAGCGCCATCCAACCGGTTGCGCCACAGCTCCAGCGCCGCGGCGCTGCGCGTGGTTCCGATCTCGGCGGCGAGCGCCGGCACGCGCGGCTCGAGCAGCGTGCAGACGACCTGATTTTCGGCCGGCAGCCGCGAACGCGTCACGCCATGCGCGACCATGTTGGAGTCGCAGAGAATCGGCGCGCCCTTCTGCAGCGCGTCGCGCGCCGCTGCGACGAAATCCGGCGAGAACTCGATGTCGTCGGCAAGTTCCACCATGCCGCAGGCGTGGATCATGCGGACCGCGATTTTTTCCTGCTCCGGCGTAAAGCGCGAGAGATTCGACTCGGCGCGAATGGTCGCAAAGGAGCGCGCATAAATTTGCGCGCCTTCGTGGATATAGTCGAAGCGGCGGCTCATTGCGCACGACCGCTTGCGCGTGCGGAGAGTTCGCGCAGGACGGCCTCGAAGGTCAGCGATCTGAAGCGCGGCGCGCCGTCGGCGCCGCCGTTTTCGATGAGATCGAACCCTTCGGCGCAGGCGAGCAGCGTGATTGGCGAGGCGCTCTGCCGCGCGCAGCCTTTCGCGCAGCCGGAAAGATGAAGGCCGACGCCGTCAGCGCCGCCGATCATCTGCGCAAGCGGCGCGAGATCCATCACATGCGCGCGCGTCTCGGCGACCGCCTGCGGACATTCCGGCGCGCCGGGACAGGCGATGACGGCAAGGCGCTTGTCGTCGGCCGACGTGATAAGGTCGTGGTCTTGCGCGCGCGAGACGACGCGTCGCGCATTGTCTTCATCGGGCGTGACGATCAGCAAGGCGCGCCACGGCGTGAGGCGCAGTTCGCCGGTTCCCTCGCCTTCTGCAAAATCGGCGACCGCCGCGAGTTCCTCTGCGCGCCAGCGGCCGAAGGGCGCGCCAACGCCCGCGAAAGCGACGGCGCCGCGACGTTGCGCGCCAAAGATATGCGCCCATCGCGCAGGCGCGCGCGCTTCCCTGGAGACGCGCATGACGAGTCCGGCCGCGCGTGGCAGCGCGTCGGCGCCGAGCGCTTCGACCAGCGTGCGCACGCGCCTGAAGCTATTTGCATGACGATCGCGCAGCTCTATGAAGGCGCGCGCAAGGCGCAACGCTACGTCGAGCGCGTCATTGACGGCGGCGAAGACGGCGCGATCGGGGACATCGGCGATATGAATCGCGACCGCGCCGTTTGCAATCGCTTCGATCCGAATGTCGGCCTCGACGTCGGCAAGCGACAGCGCGCCGCCATCATCGAGAAGAAACAGAAATTTCGGCGGCAGCGCGCGCATCGCTGCGTCGCGCTGCAATTCCGCAGCAAGCTCCACGGCCATGGCGTTGGCGTCGAAAGCGCCGGCCGCGAGTCCGGCGAGCGGCGACGCGATGACATTCGTCACGCGTTCGGCGTCGGCGCTCGGCGCGAGCATGCCGATCGCATCGAGCCGGCGCAGCGCTTCGGCGATCGTCGCCTCGCTGATCCCGCGCAGCTGGAGCTGAGCGCGCTGCGACAGATCGATCAGCCCATTGCCGCAGCCGTCCGCAATTCTCGCGATCTCGCGCGCCTGCGCCGCGCTCATGCGAGAGCCGACCGCCTTGGCGCGGATCAGCAGGCCGTCGCCGCTCGGCATCGGCGCGAAGGCTCCGGGACACCAGCCCTTGATCTCAGGCCTCGGCTGCAAGACGCCCTCCCTCTTGGCGTTCGATATCGCTCAAGGCGCCGCGCACGCTGTTGCGTTGCGTATTCCACAAGCCGCGCGCAAGCGCTTCGCTAAAAACGCGCGCAAGCCCCTCCAGCGCGCGGGGATTTTCAGCGGCGAGAAAATCGCGCGTGGCATCATCGCCCAAGGTCGCGTCAAAAGCGAGATCAAATTGCGCGTCTGTGACAAGACCGCTTGTCGCGGCGAAAGCATAGAGATTATCGATCGTCTCGGCGATCTCGCCGGCGCCGCGATGGCCGTGACGCATCTGCCCTCGCAGCCATCGCGGATTGGCGAGCCGCATGCGCAGGACGCGCGCGATTTCGTCCTTCAGCGCGCGCGGCCGCAACCGTTCCGGCCGCGTCGCATCGATATGCACCAAATCGGCGTCGCCGCCAAGCATGGCGTTCGCGGCGGCGAAACCGCCCTCATAATCGGCGAAGGCGGGTCCGATCAGAACGTCGACGTCGGCCATGTCTTGCACATGGACATGCGCATCGGCGTCAGCGACGCGGGCGCTGAACGCCGCGACGGCCTCTTTGCTTTCGCCCGCGCGGTCAAAGGCGTGACCGGCGGCGCAAAGATAGGCGCGCGCAAGATCGTCGCGGTTCGACCATCGCCCGCGCGCCACGCGATCGCTGACGCCAATTCCGTAAGTTCCGTCAGCGGCGCCGAAGACGCGGCGCAGATCGTCGGCGGCTTTCAGCGGATTGACCTCGGCGCCTTCATCGAGCCAGGCGACGGCGCGAACCGCGTCGTCGAACAGCGCAATGAGATTTCCGAACATGTCGCGGAACAGACCCGAGACCTGCAGCGTCACGTCGACGCGCGGAAAGTCGAGCCGCGCCTGCGGCAGAATTTCGAAGCCGACGACGCGCGCGCTTGCCATATCCCAGCGCGGCGCGACGCCGAGAAGCGCGAGCGCTTGCGCAAAATCCTCGCCGCCGGTGCGGATCGTCGCGCTGCCCCACAGGTCGAGCATGATGCGGCGCGGGAATTCGCCATGCAGTTGCGCGTGGCGCGTCATCACCTCGGCGGCGGCGCGGCGGCCGATGTCATAGGCGGTTTGTGTGGGCGCATGGCGCGGATCGATGCAATAGAGATTGCGGCCCGTCGGCAGAACGTCGGCGCGTCCGCGCGACGGCGCGCCGGCCGGACCGGGCGCGACGAAGCGGCCCGCAAGCGCGGCGATCAGCGCCTTGCGTTCGGCGCGCGCGCAGGCGTCGCGCGCGGGATCGCTGTCGGAACGACCAAAAACATGTAGCCCGTCGCCGATCCGCATGTCCTTCAGGTCGCACATCCAGGCGTCGAGCCGCGTCAATGTCTCGGGGATGTCCATCCCGTGCGAGACGCCGCATTCCGCGGCAAGACCGCTGCGCTCGGATTCGTCGATGATCGCGCCGGCGATGAGTTTCGCGCGGCGCGCGTCGAGCGCGCTCGCCGTCGCATATTCGTCGAGCAGCGTTTCGACTTTCGCGGCGGCGTCGAAGAGTTCGGCGTCAACGAGCGGCGGGGTCAGATGGCCGATCGTCACGGCGCATGTGCGGCGCTTCGCCTGCGCCGCTTCGCCGGGATCATTGACGATGAAAGGATAGATGAGCGGCGTCGGGCCGAGCACGGCTTCCGGCGCGCAGGCCTCGGACAGCATGACCGATTTGCCGGGAAGCCATTCGAGCGTGCCATGCGCGCCAAGATGAATGAGCGCGTCGATCTTCCGCGCATGCCGCAGCCAGAGATAGAAGGCGACATAGGCGTGGCGCGGCGGGCGCTGCACGTCATGATAGGTCTCGTAACGCTCAGCGCGCGCGCCGCGATCGGGCTGCAGCGCGACGACGAGCTTGCCGGCTTCCAGACAAGGGAGGCGGAAGACGTCGTCGCGCGCCGCCGGATCGTCCTGCGGCGCGCCCCATGCGTCATTGACGCTCGCGACGAAGTCGGGGGGAAGCGCGGCGAGCCAAGTTTGGTAATCGCGGATTGGAATATCGATGACGCGCGCGGCGTCTTCGAGCGCGCGGATTACTCTCAAGAGTAAGGGTGAGACTATGCCGACGTCGTATCCCTCTTCGGCCAGTGAAAAGACGATCTCCTGCGCGCTCGCTTCCGCGTCGAGGCCGATGGCGTAGCCGCCGCGGCCGCGTCGCGCCGGATAGTTAGAAAGAATGAGCGCAAGGCTCTTTTCATGGTTCGCCTTGCGTCTCAGACGCGCCCAGTTCAGCGCGAGGTCGGCGACGAAGTCGATGCGCGAGCGTTCCGGCGCATGGCGGGTTTCGCTGAACTCCGCCGCAAGACGCAGCGGCGCCTCCTCCTTGAAGGAAATCGCGCGCGTGAAGATGCGCCCGTCGACTTCCGGAAGCACGACATTCATCGCGAGATCGGCGCCGTTCGCGCCGCGCGTTGAGCCTTCCCACGCCTCGCGCAAAGAAGTTGCAAGAGCGACTTGCAGCACCGGCGCGTCCGCGCGATCGAGCACGCTTCCCGCGTCGCGCCGCGCCGAAAAAGCGGTGGCGTTGAGGATCACATCTGGCGCGAACGTCTCAAGCGCGCGCGATACGAAAGCTTCGCTCTCCGGCTCTTTCAGGCTCGCGACATAGATCGTCTCGACCGCGAAGCCGCGCTCGGCCAGCGCCTCGGCGAGCACAATGATCGGCGCGACGTCGTCGGCAAGGAACATGGCGCGATAGAAGACGATGGTCGCGCGCAATTCGCCGCCGGCGCGGCATGCCGCGTCGAAACGCCCAGCGTTGGCGATGGGAAGGCTTTCCCGCCACGGCGCCGGACGCCCGACGAGAGTCGATGCGTAACCGAGAAACGAACGCAGATTGTCGGGACCGCCGTCCTGAAAGAAGCGCCAAATTCGATTGAGCGTCTCCATATCGAGCGTCGACGCCTGCTGCAGACGCGCGTCGTCATGGGCGTCGCCGGGCGTGATCGCGAGGGCGATTCCCTTCGCGCGCGCTAGCGCCTCGAGCTGCTCGACGCCATAGGGCCAATAGTCTTTGCCGCCGAGCAGCCGCACGACGATCAGCCGCGCATGTCGCGCCACAGAGTCGAGATAAAGATCGACGGAGTAGGGATGCTTCAGCTGCGCCAGCGATGCGCAGCGAAAGCTCGGGAGGCGCGCGCCGCTTTGCTCATAAAGCCGCGCCAGCAGCCGCAGCTCCGAATCCGAAAAGGACAGAAACACGATCTCGGCGGGAGATTGTCCAAGATCGATGGCGGCGCCGGCGTCATCGAGACTATGGAGATCGCGCGGGAGGAGATGCATGGCGTATCACGGCTGCGCCAGCGTCGCGATGACGGCGTCGCGATTGAGGCCTTTCTCGCCGATGATCACGACGCGACTCATGCGCTGCTCATCGGGCTTCCACGCCCGATCGAAATGATGTTCGATGCGCGCGCCGACGCCTTGCACGAGCAGGCGCATCGGCTTGCCGACGACCTCGACGAACCCCTTGATGCGCAGCACGTCATGCGCGCGCGCCGCTTCGGCGAGTCGCGCAACCAGCGCCGCCGGATCGGCGATCGCCGAGAGAGAGACGACGAAACTGTCGAAGTCGTCGTGATCATGTTCGGGCTCGGCGTCATGATGCGACGGACGGGTTGCGAGATCGTCCTCCGCCGCCGCCGACAGGCCGAGCAGCACAAGCGGATCGACTCGCCCGCCGCTGGCGCGCACGATCTTCGCGGCTTGACGCGCGCCTTGCGTCAGACGATTGGCGACCGCGCGTTCTTCGTCGGCGACCAGCAGATCGGTCTTGTTGAGGATGATGAGATCGGCGCAGGCGAGCTGATCGTCGAACACTTCTTCAAGCGGATTGTCGTGATCGATCGTCTGCGTGTCTTCGCGCTCCTTGGCGATCGCGTCGAGATCGTCGGCGAAACGCCCTTCCGCCACCGCCTTGCCGTCGATGACGGCGATGACGCCGTCGACGGTCAGCTTAGAGCGGATCGCCGGCCAGTCGAAGGCCTTCACCAGCGGCTTGGGCAGCGCCAGTCCCGAGGTTTCGATGATGATGTGATCGGGACGCTTCTCATGCGCGAGCAGCGCCTCGATCGCCGGGATGAAATCGTCCGCGACGGTGCAGCACAGACAGCCGTTCGCGAGTTCGACGATGTTTTCTTCCGGGCAGTTCTCGACGCCGCAGGCGCGCAGGATTTCGCCGTCGACGCCGACGTCGCCGAATTCATTGATGACGAGCGCCAGACGTCGGCCCTTGGCGTTTTCGAGAACGTGACGAATGAGCGTCGTCTTCCCCGCGCCAAGGAAGCCGGTGACGATCGTTGCAGGGATTTTGGCGCTCATGAGGATTCCTGTTGACGCGACTGAAGTCGCCAGACGAGGCCGGCGAGCGCGCCGGCGAGCGCCCAGCTGATCGCCTGAACGGCGAGCGAGGCGGCGGCGAAGCGCGCGGCGAGTTCGGCGGGCGCGGTGCTTTCGGGCGTCGCGGGCTGCGGCGCGAAGAAATGCGGCAGGGCGATCAGCGCGACGCCGGCGATCTTCGCCGCCGTCGAGTCAAGCCGCAACAAGGCAAACAGTCCGGCCCCGGTGGACAGCGCGGTCGCAAGCCACCAGATTTGACGCGCGGCGAGGTCGGTTTCCGCCATGCCGGGAAGCTGCGGCGCGAGGCCGAGACTCGTCGCGAGCCCGGTCGCGGCGAAGGCGCAGGCGCCCCACAACGCGGCGCGGCGCGGCGCGATGGCGTCGCCGGAGAGAAGCATCGCGGCGAGCAATATCAGCGCATAGCCGATCGAGACGGCGATCGTCGCCACGCTGGTCGCCGCCGTGCGGCTCAGGCCGGAAAGCGCTGCGCCCGCCTCGGCGCCGTCATGCGCATGCTGCGCCGCCTCATAGACCTCGGCGGCGAGGATGAGCGGCGTCGTGGTGAAGTGCTGCAGGGCCGCGACCGCAAGCCCGGCGACAAGGCCGGCGATGAGGCCGGTCGTCAAAACGCGCGCGATCAAGCGCGTTGCGGCCTAGTGACAGGGAAAGGAGAGCGCGTGGCGCGTATCATGCGCCGCGTCATGCACGCTTTCCGGATAGGCGAAGCCCGCGAGCCAAACGAGTCCGAAGCCAAGCGTGAGCGCGACGGCGGCGGCCTTCAGCGCCTCGAGTCTCGAAGAGGGGAGGGCGGCGGCGTTGGCGGATGATTTGACGTTCATATCGGTCTCCCTGCCGCCCCACCGGCGGCGATGCGATGCGCGCGGCGATCCAAAACAATCGCCCTGACGGCAGGTCTCCTGGCTTCCGGCTCGTCGGACCGCGCCGCCTTCCCAAGCGTTAAGGCTCAGTGGCGGATGGCGCGGGCCTCGCCGGCTACAGTTGCGGGGGCAGCCGCGGATACGGACACAAGTCCGCGCCGCGTTCCCTTTTCACTTCTTGCGAAGGACCGTCCCGAGTAGTCATATGCGCGGCTCACGCTTCCGTCAAACGGGGTGAGTCTCAAGCGAGCTCTCCTAGTGACTTAGCGTTATGAAATGTTGGTACGCTAGACCGGGGCGATCGGTGTAGGTAATCGCGACAAGCGTGGGCTTGCCCTTTTTGGGGGTAATGCGCCACGCGCGGAAGGTCGTTTTGTAACCTTGGACTTCTTGTGTCGACGCATCTTCCAGACTCGTTTCGCCCTTCAACGCCAGTCTGTGAATCGCAAGCGACATGTCGAAGATCAAATGGATTGAATTCTCGTCGGCCGCCTGGACGCGAACCCCGCAAATTCCGCGACTCTCATATTCGGCGAGGAGCTCGGCGCCGTTCGGAGAGATGATTGCATAAGCGACTCCGCCGGGCCGTCCCCCTTGAAGTCTCTGAACCGCGCTCGCCGGGAGCTGTTTGAAGCGACCGAAATTCCACGTCGCTGGATCGAACAGTACAACGATCTTGTCCTTGGAGCCGTCTGTTGCGAAACAGACCTTCTGAAATAATTCCAGCGCATCAATCGCGCGAAGGTCAAGCGATGGGGCTCCGAGCAGCGAGACCGGCACGAACAGTAACAAAACGACACACAGCGTCGCAATAAGCCTTGTCACAAGAAACATTCTCCGTGGAAAATACCGGTAACGCCACCGGACAATGGCAATAGGCGCCGATATTGGTCAAGAGTCGCAATCCTGTTACCCGAACGGGATCCGAGAACGGGAGATTCGATGCCGTCTCACGAGAATGACGAGTCTGATCGCCGTCATCGTCTCAAGATGGAGAAGCGCAAGGCGGTTCAGGACGCCGAGGTCGCTGGCAAGACCATCGCTCGCAAAGGCCTGCTGATGGTCCACACCGGCGCCGGCAAGGGCAAGTCGACGGCGGCCTTCGGGCTGGCGCTGCGCGCGCTCGGCCATGGCTGGAAGATCGGCGTCGTTCAGTTCGGCAAGGGCCAGTGGCGCACCGGCGAGCGCAACATGCTCGAAAAGCTTGGCCGAGAGTTCGGCCAAGTCGCCTGGCACACGCTTGGCGAGGGCTTCACCTGGGAGACGCAGGACCGCGCCCGCGACGAAGCGGCCGCCCGGCGCGCCTGGGAGAAGGCGCGCGAACTCATGGAGGACCCCGAGGTTCGCCTGCTGGTGCTCGACGAATTGAACATTTCGCTGCGCTATGAGCATTTGCCGCTGGAGGAGGTGCTTAGCGCGCTCGCCGCGCGGCGCGACGATCTCAATGTCGTCGTGACCGGACGCAACGCCAAGCCGGAGCTCATCGCCGCAGCCGATCTCGTCACCGAAATGACCCTCGTCAAGCATCATTTCGGCGCCGGCGTCAAAGCGCAGGAGGGAATCGAATTCTAACCTGAAAGCCGCTCCGAGATCCGCCGGCGTATCGCTCTTGGCAGCGGCTCGCGTAGCGAATACGCTTTGCGGGCAGGCAGTTCCGTGGCGGACGGGAACGCGCGCCAGCGACGCGAGCAGGCATCCCGAGGCGCGTCAGTCCTAGAGAGCAGGTTCCGAAAAAGTTGACAGACTTTTTGGATGAGAACCTGCTCCAACGTTTTGATTTTGAGCGATTCCTTTTCGATCACATGATTCCATGTGATCGGGAAGCGCTCTAGGCTGAACTCTCAACATCATCTGGACCCGAAAGCTCGATGGACGTTTACGGCGCGCTCCGCTTTTCCGCTGCGAAGATCTCCAACGAACTGTTTTCGACGGGATCGATTTTTTCGGTCTATTCCCTGGCGACGACGTTTGTCATCGCCGTTGGCGCGCTGGCCTATCAGCGCAAGATGCGCCGGGGGCGCGTCAATCCGCGGGCCATCGCGCGGGCCGTGTTCGACAAGCGACTCCTGCTCACCAAATCCTTTGCCGCGGACGTCAAGCTCTTCATTCTGAGCGTCGTTCTCATGCCGGTCGTGGTGGGCGCGCTCGTCATCTCGTCGAACGCCGTCGCGACGCTCGTGAGCGCCGCGCTGCGCGGTTCGTTTGGCGCTTTTGCGCCGGTCTCGTGCTGCGACCTGTCGATAAAGCTCTTCTCCACCGTCGTGCTCTTTCTGGCCTATGAGATCGGCTATTGGGTCGATCACTATCTCAAGCATCGAATCCCGTTTTTGTGGGAACTCCATAAGGTGCATCACACCGCCGAGGCGCTGACCCCGGTGACCAACTTTCGCAATCATCCGATCGACAACATCATTTTCGGCTACATGCTCGCGACGTTCATTGGCGGCGCGTCAGGCATATTGGCGTGGGTCTTTGGGCGAACCACGGAATCCTTCACGGTCGACGGGAAGAACATCCTTTTCATCTTCTTCCTTTGGACGATCGGGCATCTTCAACATTCGCAGTTCTGGATTCCCTTTCGCGGCGTTTTGGGACACATCGTCCTGAGCCCCGCGCATCACCAGATCCATCATTCGACAGATCCCCAGCACTTCAATCGCAACTTCGGCAGCGTTCTCGCCGTTTGGGACTGGATGTTCGGATCGCTCGAGATGCCTTCGACCAAGAACCCGCGCCTCAAATATGGCGTCGAGGAAGACGCCGCCGACCCGCATTCGTCGTTCGGATTATTGGCGACCCCGATTTATCGAGCCGCCCTCGCGCTCTGGCGCGCCCTCGCCGATGCGTGGAATGCAGGAACCGAACGACTGGCGCAGCGCCGTCAAAGGCTAAAGAGCACAGGCGTATTATGAGCCGCATTCGCGCTGATCTGCTGCTGGTGCTGGCGGCTTTTATCTGGGGGACGGCCTTCATCGCGCAAAAAAACGCCGGCGAGCTTATGGGGCCGATCACCTTCGTCGGCGTCCGTTTTCTCCTGTCGTGCGTCGCGCTCGCGCCGCTGGCGCTCTACGAAGGCCGGCACAGTGAAGCTGCGCTGAAAAAGGGCGATTTGCCTCTCGCCGGCCTGATCGGCTTTTGCGTCTTCGCCGCCGCCGCTCTGCAGCAAGTCGGCCTCGCCACGACGACGGCGACCAACGGCGGATTTCTCACGGCGCTATATGTCGTGCTCGTTCCAGCGTTCGTCTTCGCGCAGACCGGCGTAAGACCCCGGCAGGTCGTTCTCGTCGCAGGCCTCGCGTCCATCCTGGGAGCCTGGCTGCTGACGGACAGCGGGCGGCTCCAGAGCTGGACGTCGGGCGACGCCTTGGTTTTGATTGCGGATATTGCGTGGGCCGCCGGGATCAGTCTCGTTCCGACCTTTCTGGCGCGCACCGACCGGCCGTATTTCCTGGCTTTCGCGCAGTTCGGCGTCATCGGCGTTCTTGGAGCCGTTGTGGGCCTTGCCGGCGAGCCTTTTTCGCTCGATGGCCTGATCGCGGCCCTTCCGTCAATTCTCTATGCGGGGCTGTGCTCCGGGGGGATCGCCTTCACGATTCAAATCGTGGCGCTCAAATATACGCCAGCGGCCGAAGCCGCGCTCATCATGTCGCTGGAGAGCGTTTTCGCCGCCGTGTCGGGCGCCATCCTGCTGTCCGAGCGCCTGACCGGGCCCGCGATGCTGGGCGGCGCGCTGATCTTGCTCAGCGCCGTGCTCGTCGAAGCCGGACCGGCCGCGCAAACGATTTGGCTGACGCAATATTGGACTTGGTTGGCGCAAGTGTGGAGTCGGGCGCGTTAGAGCGGGCTCCGAAAAAGTGGAAGCCGACGCTCGATCACGTCGAGAACGTCGGCTCCAAAATGATCTGCGCGGTAACCGGCCGATCGCCCGCCAGAAAGACAAGGGCCGGGAGCTTGCGCGCCCGGCGAGTCTTTTCGGCAGGGGTATGTTTTACTGGATCATGCGGGCGGTAGAGCCAACGCCTTCGCCCTGGATGCCGTTGCGGTTGCCCGTGCCGTTGGTTCCTTCAGGAGAAATCCAATCCGGAACCCAGGTCAGAGCGACGACCACGAAGGCGACGAAGGCGGCGATCCAAAGCAGCATCTTGCCGATATCGCCGGTATTGTGAACGTTGACGGCCATGCGTTTTCCCCCTGTTCTTGATTTTACGTGAATGCTTGCCGCATCGAGAGGGAGCCTAGCTTGTTTCCGATCGGATGGCAATGCGCTCCTGCGCTGACTGGAACGTCCGCCAAAAAAGCAAGATTACTTTTTATTTTCAATCAATTAACGTGCGACAGAACGTCGCGGACGGCGCAAAAAATTACGCGCGTTTCTCTGTCCTCGCGTTCCCTTCCAACCCCGATCCGCCGGCGCGCATCGAATGGCGAAAGCGTCCGCGCGCGTCGGCCGGCGGCGGCCCTTGCCGGAAGTAGGCGCATCGCCTATAAGCGCGCCATTCCACAGGCGAGGGTTACGCGGCGTCTGCCTCAAGACGTCGCTCCGGTGGCCG of Methylocystis sp. SC2 contains these proteins:
- a CDS encoding DMT family transporter; amino-acid sequence: MSRIRADLLLVLAAFIWGTAFIAQKNAGELMGPITFVGVRFLLSCVALAPLALYEGRHSEAALKKGDLPLAGLIGFCVFAAAALQQVGLATTTATNGGFLTALYVVLVPAFVFAQTGVRPRQVVLVAGLASILGAWLLTDSGRLQSWTSGDALVLIADIAWAAGISLVPTFLARTDRPYFLAFAQFGVIGVLGAVVGLAGEPFSLDGLIAALPSILYAGLCSGGIAFTIQIVALKYTPAAEAALIMSLESVFAAVSGAILLSERLTGPAMLGGALILLSAVLVEAGPAAQTIWLTQYWTWLAQVWSRAR
- a CDS encoding sterol desaturase family protein, with product MDVYGALRFSAAKISNELFSTGSIFSVYSLATTFVIAVGALAYQRKMRRGRVNPRAIARAVFDKRLLLTKSFAADVKLFILSVVLMPVVVGALVISSNAVATLVSAALRGSFGAFAPVSCCDLSIKLFSTVVLFLAYEIGYWVDHYLKHRIPFLWELHKVHHTAEALTPVTNFRNHPIDNIIFGYMLATFIGGASGILAWVFGRTTESFTVDGKNILFIFFLWTIGHLQHSQFWIPFRGVLGHIVLSPAHHQIHHSTDPQHFNRNFGSVLAVWDWMFGSLEMPSTKNPRLKYGVEEDAADPHSSFGLLATPIYRAALALWRALADAWNAGTERLAQRRQRLKSTGVL